The following proteins are encoded in a genomic region of Rudaeicoccus suwonensis:
- a CDS encoding GNAT family N-acetyltransferase — protein MSDRDTLLAAYDNQLRTDAEVSGALSVERHGPLLWAHFPHGRGFVTYRTLEGCSRTDLATLVAESVAHFEYDAATTTFEWKTRGHDVAPGLAELLIDAGCVAEEPESVMIGRAETLAVEVPIPAEVTLRSVSAYDDVLAMTTMQGVVFGDPPEQAVAMADAAMDRLSADAIPGAAMWIAEAGSSVICAGRVDPVAGTDFAGIWGGSTLPQWRGRGIYRALTARRAQSAMAVGKTLINSDSTEYSRPILERYGFLKVTTTTPYVWCRTLA, from the coding sequence GTGAGCGATCGCGACACCCTGCTGGCGGCATACGACAACCAACTGCGCACCGACGCTGAGGTGTCAGGCGCACTCTCCGTCGAACGCCACGGCCCGTTGCTGTGGGCGCACTTCCCGCATGGCCGTGGTTTTGTCACCTACCGCACTCTCGAGGGGTGCAGCCGCACAGACCTTGCGACACTCGTGGCCGAATCCGTCGCGCACTTCGAATACGATGCAGCAACAACGACGTTCGAGTGGAAGACCCGTGGACACGATGTGGCTCCCGGCCTTGCGGAGTTGCTGATTGACGCCGGCTGCGTCGCCGAAGAACCGGAGTCGGTGATGATCGGCCGTGCCGAAACACTTGCCGTCGAGGTCCCCATTCCTGCGGAAGTCACCCTGCGCTCGGTCAGCGCGTATGACGACGTCCTGGCGATGACCACGATGCAGGGCGTCGTCTTCGGTGATCCGCCCGAACAGGCCGTGGCCATGGCCGACGCCGCGATGGATCGGCTGAGCGCCGACGCGATCCCCGGTGCCGCGATGTGGATCGCCGAAGCCGGAAGCTCGGTCATCTGCGCCGGCCGTGTCGACCCGGTCGCGGGCACGGATTTCGCCGGCATCTGGGGTGGATCCACGCTGCCGCAGTGGCGGGGGCGCGGCATCTATCGAGCGCTGACCGCACGGCGCGCACAGTCGGCGATGGCGGTCGGCAAGACGCTGATCAACTCCGACTCCACCGAATACTCCAGGCCGATCCTGGAGCGCTACGGCTTCCTGAAGGTCACCACCACGACGCCCTACGTCTGGTGCCGAACGCTCGCCTGA
- the topA gene encoding type I DNA topoisomerase translates to MARKLVIVESPNKVKNIAGYLGDDFVVDASVGHIRDLPNPSELPPEMKKGPYGKFAIDIEGGFDPYYVVDTGKRKKVAELKRLLKDSDELYLATDEDREGEAIAWHLLEVLKPKVPVKRMVFHEITKEAIQRAVNNTRDLDERMVDAQETRRVLDRLYGYEVSPVLWRKIRRGLSAGRVQSVTTRIVVERERERMAFRAASYWDVEGEFAPQGSAGQAFTARLSQLDGRRVATGRDFDDRGNLKSDSVFHLDQAQATSVATTVAAATATVSSVQEKPYTRRPSAPFTTSTLQQEAGRKLRMSSKAAMGVAQRLYENGYITYMRTDSITLSESAITAARSQARDLYGAEYVPDAPRRYQGKVKNAQEAHEAIRPAGDSFRTPAQVAGQLRGDEFALYELIWKRTVASQMADARGSTATVKLTVPVVDSGVASSAEFSASGTVITFRGFLAAYEEGRDAERNASGDDAERRLPKLSEGVLADVLRAEADGHETTPPPRYTEATLVKAMEEMGIGRPSTYAQMVGTIQDRGYVNKRGTALIPTWTAFAVTRLLEEHFPSLVDYDFTASMEEGLDRIARGDEGRVQWLSSFYFGDGTKVLDDDGLPDNGPSGTEGLQQMVEHLPDIDARAISTIELGDGVVVRVGRYGPYVEEVTPSGVDPSTGEVAEGVEIKDPRRASITDDIAPDEMTVAKARELLETSEDDGKVLGQDPATGHDIVAKAGRYGPYVTEVLPAPPEPAPPADGAKPKRAKKVAGPKPRTASLFKDMDLASIDLDTALKLLSLPRVVGTVTEGEGEDAKTVEITAQNGRYGPYLKKGTDSRSLATEQQLFDITLEEAEAIYAQPKQRGRAAQPPLKELGADPVSGKPVVVKDGRFGAYVTDGETNATLRRDDDPATITPERGFELLADKRAKGPTTRKRAAKKAPAKKAATKKTASKKTAKKAPSKKAAAVSED, encoded by the coding sequence GTGGCACGCAAGCTGGTCATCGTCGAGTCGCCGAACAAGGTCAAGAACATCGCCGGATACCTCGGCGACGACTTTGTGGTCGACGCGAGCGTCGGGCACATCCGCGATCTGCCGAACCCGTCCGAGCTGCCGCCGGAGATGAAGAAGGGCCCCTACGGCAAGTTCGCGATCGACATCGAGGGCGGCTTCGACCCTTATTACGTCGTCGACACCGGCAAGCGTAAGAAGGTTGCCGAGCTCAAGCGACTGCTCAAGGATTCCGACGAGCTCTACCTGGCAACCGATGAGGACCGTGAGGGCGAGGCCATCGCGTGGCACCTCCTCGAGGTGCTCAAGCCCAAGGTGCCGGTCAAGCGGATGGTCTTCCACGAGATCACCAAGGAGGCCATCCAGCGCGCGGTGAACAACACCCGCGACCTCGACGAGCGCATGGTCGACGCCCAGGAGACCCGCCGGGTGCTCGACCGCCTCTACGGCTACGAGGTCAGCCCCGTGCTGTGGCGCAAGATCCGTCGCGGCCTGTCCGCGGGCCGAGTGCAGTCGGTGACGACCCGCATCGTCGTCGAGCGTGAGCGCGAACGTATGGCGTTCCGCGCCGCCTCCTACTGGGATGTCGAGGGCGAATTCGCTCCGCAGGGCAGCGCCGGGCAGGCGTTCACAGCGCGCTTGTCACAGCTGGACGGCCGACGTGTCGCCACCGGCCGCGACTTCGACGACCGCGGAAACCTCAAGAGCGACAGCGTCTTTCACCTCGACCAGGCGCAGGCGACCTCGGTCGCGACGACGGTGGCCGCGGCCACCGCGACCGTCAGCTCGGTGCAGGAGAAGCCCTACACGCGGCGGCCCAGCGCACCGTTCACCACCAGCACGTTGCAACAGGAGGCCGGGCGCAAGCTGCGGATGAGCAGCAAGGCCGCGATGGGTGTTGCGCAGCGGCTGTACGAAAACGGCTACATCACCTACATGCGCACCGACTCGATCACGCTGAGCGAATCGGCGATCACGGCCGCGCGCAGTCAGGCTCGCGACCTGTATGGCGCGGAGTACGTCCCCGACGCGCCGCGTCGCTACCAGGGCAAGGTCAAGAACGCCCAGGAAGCGCACGAAGCGATCCGTCCCGCTGGAGATTCCTTCCGCACGCCGGCGCAGGTTGCCGGTCAGCTGCGCGGCGACGAGTTCGCGCTCTACGAGCTCATCTGGAAGCGCACCGTCGCCTCCCAGATGGCGGACGCTCGCGGATCCACCGCAACCGTGAAACTGACTGTGCCTGTTGTGGATTCGGGTGTCGCGTCGTCGGCGGAGTTCTCTGCCAGCGGCACGGTCATCACCTTCCGCGGATTCCTCGCGGCATACGAGGAGGGTCGGGACGCCGAGCGCAATGCTTCCGGAGACGACGCCGAGCGCCGCCTGCCGAAGCTGTCCGAGGGCGTCCTGGCCGACGTGCTGCGGGCCGAGGCCGACGGCCACGAGACGACGCCTCCGCCGCGCTACACCGAGGCGACGCTGGTCAAGGCGATGGAGGAGATGGGCATCGGGCGGCCGTCGACCTATGCCCAGATGGTCGGCACGATCCAGGACCGCGGTTACGTCAACAAGCGCGGCACCGCGCTGATCCCGACGTGGACCGCCTTCGCGGTGACCAGGTTGTTGGAGGAACACTTCCCGTCGCTGGTCGACTACGACTTCACCGCCTCGATGGAGGAGGGCCTGGACCGCATCGCGCGTGGTGACGAAGGCCGCGTGCAGTGGCTCAGCTCGTTCTACTTCGGCGACGGCACCAAGGTGCTCGATGACGACGGGCTGCCGGACAACGGCCCGAGCGGCACCGAGGGCCTGCAGCAGATGGTCGAGCATCTTCCCGACATCGATGCCCGCGCCATCTCGACGATCGAGCTGGGCGACGGTGTCGTCGTGCGGGTGGGGCGATACGGCCCGTATGTCGAAGAAGTGACCCCATCGGGCGTCGACCCGTCGACAGGTGAGGTTGCCGAGGGCGTCGAGATCAAGGATCCGCGTCGTGCATCCATCACCGATGACATCGCCCCGGACGAGATGACCGTCGCCAAGGCGCGCGAACTACTCGAGACCTCCGAGGACGACGGCAAGGTGCTGGGTCAGGACCCCGCCACCGGCCACGACATCGTCGCCAAGGCCGGGCGCTACGGGCCGTATGTCACCGAGGTGCTGCCGGCTCCGCCCGAGCCTGCGCCGCCCGCCGACGGTGCCAAACCCAAGCGGGCCAAGAAGGTTGCCGGGCCCAAGCCGCGCACCGCCAGCCTGTTCAAGGACATGGATCTGGCCTCGATCGACCTCGACACCGCATTGAAGCTGCTCAGCCTGCCTCGAGTCGTCGGCACCGTCACCGAGGGTGAGGGCGAGGACGCCAAGACCGTCGAGATCACCGCGCAGAACGGTCGCTACGGGCCGTATCTGAAGAAGGGCACCGACTCGCGGTCGCTGGCCACCGAGCAGCAGCTGTTCGACATCACGCTGGAGGAGGCCGAGGCGATCTACGCCCAGCCCAAGCAGCGCGGTCGAGCGGCGCAGCCTCCGCTGAAGGAGCTCGGAGCCGACCCGGTGTCCGGCAAGCCCGTCGTGGTCAAGGACGGCCGCTTCGGCGCCTACGTGACCGACGGCGAGACCAATGCGACGCTGCGGCGTGACGACGACCCGGCGACCATCACGCCGGAGCGCGGTTTCGAATTGCTCGCCGACAAGCGCGCCAAGGGCCCGACGACTCGCAAGCGGGCGGCCAAGAAGGCTCCCGCGAAGAAGGCTGCAACAAAGAAGACAGCGTCCAAGAAGACAGCCAAGAAGGCCCCTTCGAAGAAGGCCGCCGCCGTCTCGGAGGACTGA
- a CDS encoding type 1 glutamine amidotransferase domain-containing protein, with protein MSRALLALTGSDHWTLADGTLQPSGYWPEELATVYDVFDEAGLSLTIATPAGVIPTADEMGFLPIYNGDSEAQAGRLRSRVTTIVDNNAPAVLENCNQADYDLIFIPGGWGPMEDLAVSRAFGSLLCRFAAADKPIAAVCHGPAALLPARSDDGSWLFTGRDVTGFSNKEESEVGFTSVAKWTLEDRLRAEGGRYSASPDDWAPHIAVDGNLYTGQNPASTETLARRVVADLTA; from the coding sequence ATGTCACGCGCACTACTCGCCCTGACCGGCTCCGATCACTGGACTCTTGCCGACGGCACCCTGCAGCCCAGCGGCTACTGGCCCGAAGAACTCGCCACCGTTTACGACGTCTTCGACGAAGCCGGCCTCAGTCTGACGATCGCCACCCCCGCCGGCGTCATACCTACCGCTGACGAAATGGGATTCCTGCCGATCTACAACGGCGACAGCGAGGCTCAGGCCGGCAGACTGCGTTCTCGAGTCACGACGATCGTCGACAACAACGCGCCTGCGGTGCTCGAGAACTGCAACCAAGCCGACTACGACCTGATCTTCATACCGGGTGGTTGGGGCCCGATGGAGGATCTCGCGGTGTCGCGCGCCTTCGGGTCACTCCTGTGCCGTTTCGCGGCAGCCGACAAGCCCATTGCGGCGGTGTGCCACGGACCGGCCGCACTACTACCCGCGCGTTCCGACGACGGCAGCTGGCTTTTCACCGGCCGAGATGTCACCGGGTTCAGCAACAAGGAGGAGAGCGAGGTCGGGTTCACGTCGGTCGCAAAGTGGACCCTCGAAGACCGTCTGCGGGCTGAAGGTGGGCGCTACAGCGCCTCTCCGGACGACTGGGCTCCGCATATCGCCGTCGATGGAAACCTTTACACCGGCCAGAATCCGGCCTCCACCGAGACTCTTGCTCGCCGGGTGGTCGCCGACCTCACCGCCTGA
- a CDS encoding Rv3654c family TadE-like protein gives MRRQQGSATVLVVGIVGVLVSLLFGAMALVSAVQASHQARAAADMAALAAAGVMVDPGAASTSGACAAAGTVAHRNHARMAGCEVTGQEVIVVAAVRAGWRGLPEATARARAGPG, from the coding sequence ATGAGGCGGCAGCAGGGCTCGGCCACGGTTCTGGTTGTGGGCATCGTGGGTGTGTTGGTCAGTCTCCTGTTCGGCGCGATGGCGCTGGTGTCGGCCGTGCAGGCCAGTCACCAGGCGAGAGCCGCAGCGGATATGGCGGCCCTGGCCGCCGCCGGTGTGATGGTTGATCCTGGAGCCGCGAGCACGAGTGGTGCCTGTGCGGCAGCCGGGACAGTCGCGCACCGCAATCACGCTCGGATGGCCGGCTGCGAGGTGACCGGTCAGGAGGTGATCGTGGTGGCGGCCGTGCGCGCTGGATGGAGAGGTCTGCCGGAGGCGACAGCCCGTGCCCGCGCAGGGCCCGGCTGA
- a CDS encoding STAS domain-containing protein has translation MADLRISKRDEGDDVILVLAGEIDVSTAPRLRDELNRLIHEPSGRVILDLSAVTFLDSTGLGVLVGRLKQMRIGGGDLDLVVTSDRLLKNFAITGLDKVFRLFPTLTEALAVR, from the coding sequence GTGGCGGACCTTCGCATCAGCAAGCGTGATGAGGGCGATGACGTCATACTCGTGCTGGCCGGAGAGATCGATGTCTCGACCGCGCCGCGTCTGCGCGACGAACTCAACCGGCTGATCCACGAGCCGTCCGGACGCGTGATCCTCGACCTGTCAGCGGTCACCTTTCTGGATTCCACCGGCCTCGGTGTGCTCGTCGGTCGGCTGAAGCAGATGCGCATCGGCGGCGGTGACCTGGATCTCGTCGTGACCTCCGACCGGCTGCTGAAGAACTTCGCGATCACCGGCCTCGACAAGGTCTTCCGCCTGTTCCCGACGCTGACCGAGGCACTCGCAGTTCGCTGA
- a CDS encoding TadE family type IV pilus minor pilin gives MVTAELAATLPVVVFVLVVVLNAVLIGVNQVRCVDSARVAARAAARGDSAAAVRAVGERAGPSGVTVVAERSADEVTVTVRAPAPGPFGWLVGGRPLSSSVTAPVERGDDGSPVESGGAP, from the coding sequence ATGGTGACGGCGGAGTTGGCGGCCACGTTGCCGGTGGTCGTCTTCGTGCTGGTCGTCGTGCTCAACGCAGTGCTGATCGGCGTGAACCAGGTGCGCTGTGTGGACTCAGCGCGCGTCGCGGCACGGGCAGCGGCGCGAGGTGATTCCGCTGCTGCAGTCCGAGCGGTCGGTGAGCGGGCCGGTCCGAGCGGTGTCACCGTCGTGGCTGAGCGGTCGGCGGACGAGGTGACCGTGACCGTGCGAGCGCCGGCGCCTGGCCCGTTCGGATGGCTGGTCGGCGGGCGGCCGTTGTCGTCGTCGGTGACGGCTCCGGTCGAGCGCGGCGACGACGGCTCGCCGGTCGAATCCGGTGGCGCTCCATGA
- a CDS encoding DEAD/DEAH box helicase, whose amino-acid sequence MSAATDRSRTAARAAFDPAVALSSLCGAGTGELLHVRELPQRDAVTAAWPEWVNPQVAAAIRGTGVGTLWSHQRAAADLAWSGQHVVLSTGTASGKSLGYLLPMLSAVADGASAPTGRGATAIYLAPTKALAADQEARIRLYAVPGVRAATYDGDTPPDERRWIRDHASLLLTNPDLLHHTMLPGHERWASFFRALRYVVVDECHVYKGVFGSHVASVLRRLRRIAARYGASPTFVLASATIATPGLHCEELTGLPIEAITHDGSPRAAMTFALWQPGGKAGGGQDSAQRSAVAESADLMAALISQGVQTLTFARSRVGVEVVAEMVRSALREVAPGSARSVAAYRGGYLPEERRVLENDLRTGVLRGLAATSALELGIDVSGLDAVILAGWPGTHASLWQQAGRAGRSGRRSLVVLVAADDPLDTFLVHHPEAIFDRPIETATLDPANPFVLAPHLTAAAHELPLTEADSDIFGATLPAVVDTLVARGLLRRRPKGWFWAREDRPTDHFSLRGDGDDDIRIVETRTARVLGTVDSARAHAAVHTGAVYLHQGQSHVVTALDLEATSAHVVVGDPGWSTVARSVSAFDIQQVEHEKSWGAAILNFGTIRVRSQVTSFLRLLPSGEVIGEHPLDLPERALQTRGVWWTLPESALEAAGLDEATWPGALHAAEHASIGMLPLVAQSDRWDVGGVSTALHPDTGMPTVVVYDGYPGGAGFARRAYDEAVTWLMATRSAVAACPCKDGCPSCVQSPKCGNGNNPLDKAGAIVVLDLVLAEAS is encoded by the coding sequence ATGAGCGCTGCCACCGACAGATCCCGCACCGCGGCGCGTGCCGCTTTCGACCCAGCCGTCGCGCTGTCGTCGCTGTGCGGCGCCGGCACCGGCGAACTGCTGCACGTGCGCGAACTTCCGCAGCGGGATGCGGTCACGGCCGCCTGGCCGGAGTGGGTGAATCCGCAGGTGGCAGCGGCGATCCGGGGCACCGGGGTCGGCACCTTGTGGTCGCACCAGCGGGCCGCCGCCGACCTGGCCTGGTCCGGACAGCATGTCGTGCTCAGCACCGGCACCGCGTCCGGCAAGAGTCTGGGTTACCTGTTGCCGATGCTGTCTGCGGTGGCCGACGGAGCCTCGGCCCCGACAGGCCGCGGCGCCACCGCGATCTACCTCGCTCCGACCAAGGCCCTGGCCGCCGACCAGGAGGCGCGCATCCGCTTGTATGCCGTGCCAGGGGTCCGTGCTGCGACATACGACGGGGACACCCCACCCGACGAGCGGCGCTGGATCCGCGACCATGCGTCCCTGCTGCTCACCAACCCCGACCTGCTGCACCACACGATGCTGCCCGGGCACGAGCGTTGGGCGTCCTTCTTCCGCGCGTTGCGATATGTCGTCGTCGACGAATGCCATGTCTACAAGGGCGTTTTCGGCTCGCACGTTGCGTCAGTGCTGCGACGCCTCCGGCGCATCGCCGCCAGGTATGGCGCATCGCCCACCTTCGTGCTGGCCTCCGCCACGATCGCGACCCCCGGGCTGCACTGCGAGGAGCTGACCGGCCTGCCGATCGAGGCGATCACACATGACGGATCACCAAGAGCCGCAATGACGTTCGCACTCTGGCAACCAGGCGGCAAGGCCGGTGGCGGGCAGGACTCCGCGCAGCGCAGCGCGGTCGCCGAGTCCGCTGATCTGATGGCCGCCCTCATCTCGCAGGGTGTGCAGACGCTGACCTTCGCCCGATCCCGTGTCGGCGTCGAAGTCGTCGCTGAGATGGTCCGCTCTGCCTTGCGCGAGGTGGCGCCGGGCAGCGCGAGGTCGGTCGCGGCATACCGCGGCGGCTATCTGCCGGAGGAGCGGCGTGTCCTTGAAAACGACCTGCGCACAGGCGTTTTGCGTGGCCTGGCAGCAACGTCGGCACTCGAGCTCGGCATCGATGTCAGCGGACTGGATGCCGTCATCCTCGCCGGCTGGCCGGGCACGCATGCCTCCTTGTGGCAGCAGGCCGGCAGGGCAGGGCGCAGCGGCCGGCGTTCGCTGGTGGTGCTCGTCGCCGCGGACGATCCGCTGGACACCTTCCTGGTGCACCATCCGGAGGCAATCTTCGACCGTCCGATCGAGACGGCGACGCTCGACCCGGCCAACCCGTTCGTCCTGGCGCCGCACCTGACCGCGGCCGCGCACGAGTTGCCGCTGACCGAGGCCGACAGCGACATCTTCGGCGCGACGCTGCCCGCGGTTGTCGACACCCTCGTCGCGCGTGGCCTGTTGCGACGCCGCCCGAAGGGCTGGTTCTGGGCACGCGAGGATCGCCCGACCGATCACTTCTCGCTGCGCGGCGACGGTGACGACGACATTCGCATCGTCGAGACCCGCACCGCGCGGGTGCTCGGCACGGTGGATTCGGCGCGGGCACACGCCGCGGTCCACACCGGCGCGGTCTACCTGCACCAGGGACAGTCGCATGTCGTCACTGCGCTGGATCTTGAGGCGACCAGCGCTCACGTGGTGGTCGGAGATCCCGGCTGGTCGACGGTCGCCAGGTCGGTGTCGGCCTTCGACATACAGCAGGTCGAGCACGAAAAGTCCTGGGGCGCAGCAATACTCAACTTCGGAACCATCCGGGTGCGCTCGCAGGTGACGTCATTCCTGCGGCTGTTGCCGTCAGGCGAGGTGATCGGTGAACACCCGCTGGACCTGCCGGAGCGGGCACTGCAGACGCGTGGCGTCTGGTGGACCCTGCCGGAGTCCGCGCTCGAAGCTGCCGGCCTTGACGAGGCCACCTGGCCGGGGGCCCTGCATGCAGCCGAGCATGCGTCGATCGGGATGCTCCCGTTGGTCGCGCAGTCCGACCGCTGGGATGTCGGCGGCGTGTCGACCGCGCTCCATCCGGACACCGGTATGCCGACGGTCGTCGTCTACGACGGCTATCCGGGCGGCGCCGGTTTCGCCCGGCGTGCGTATGACGAGGCCGTCACCTGGTTGATGGCCACGCGCTCGGCCGTCGCGGCATGCCCGTGCAAGGACGGGTGCCCGTCATGCGTGCAGTCGCCCAAGTGCGGCAACGGCAACAACCCCCTGGACAAGGCCGGTGCGATCGTCGTGCTTGACCTGGTGCTCGCCGAGGCCTCGTAA
- a CDS encoding DUF4244 domain-containing protein produces the protein MSQRYVRVGARLQQRWISATSAARTGRESGMTTAEYAVGTLAAVAFAAVLMAVVKSGAVKSALTSIIESALSVAG, from the coding sequence ATGTCACAACGGTATGTCCGAGTCGGAGCACGACTGCAGCAGCGCTGGATCAGCGCAACGAGTGCGGCGCGCACTGGCCGCGAATCTGGAATGACGACAGCGGAATACGCTGTCGGAACTCTCGCAGCCGTCGCATTTGCGGCAGTCCTGATGGCAGTGGTCAAGTCCGGCGCGGTGAAGTCGGCGTTGACCTCGATCATCGAGTCGGCGCTCAGCGTCGCGGGCTGA
- a CDS encoding N5-glutamine methyltransferase family protein encodes MPDLRAGDELLSLREQLIAAGYTTDGVSELLGPVASAALRREQRLPADRVTAGPDSPLAILVRLFSLGLPVDRAAVDVALDVALDGWGTARLLDHGLVVASGDEVRAAYDLRPYADGSREWWVLSDLPESMTGRPLPVSHVLGIGGASRTLASWSLRRPVRRALDLGTGCGVQSLHLSAHAEQVVATDTSARALDIAAWNASINGVRWDLRRGSLFEPVAGERFDLIVSNPPFVITPRTPDVPTYEYRDGGAVGHTLVRDLIAALPDHLEPGGVAQMLANWEVPAGGDWRTVVGGWFAGTGLDAWVVQRDTQDPAQYAELWAGDGGHRSGTAGFEQMYAAWLADFESRDVAGVGFGVITVQRPSTDREPFRDFAEATGPVQSPMGPTVDAGLRARTWLAEVGDAGVLETRFRVAPDVTEERNGRPGAEDPSVIVIRQGGGLGRAVRVDTALAAYVSVCDGELTTAQALDAIATLLDVSPERLRTQALPTIRDLVADGLLIR; translated from the coding sequence ATGCCAGATCTGCGCGCCGGTGACGAACTCTTGAGCTTGCGCGAACAACTGATTGCGGCCGGTTACACGACGGACGGAGTCAGCGAATTGCTCGGCCCGGTGGCCTCGGCCGCATTGCGGCGCGAGCAGCGGTTGCCGGCGGATCGAGTGACCGCCGGCCCGGACTCGCCGCTCGCCATACTCGTGCGGCTGTTCTCCCTCGGCCTGCCCGTCGATCGGGCCGCAGTCGACGTTGCGCTCGACGTCGCGCTCGACGGGTGGGGCACCGCACGGCTGCTCGATCACGGGCTCGTGGTCGCGTCCGGGGATGAGGTGCGCGCGGCCTACGACCTGCGCCCGTATGCCGATGGCTCTCGCGAGTGGTGGGTGCTCTCGGATCTGCCGGAGAGTATGACGGGCCGCCCACTGCCGGTCAGTCATGTGCTCGGAATCGGTGGCGCATCAAGGACATTGGCGTCGTGGAGCCTGCGTCGGCCAGTGCGTCGTGCACTCGATCTGGGCACCGGGTGCGGTGTGCAGTCGCTGCACCTGAGCGCCCACGCCGAGCAGGTCGTCGCGACAGACACCTCCGCCCGGGCACTCGACATCGCCGCGTGGAATGCCTCGATCAACGGAGTGCGGTGGGATCTGCGGCGCGGCTCGCTGTTCGAGCCGGTGGCCGGAGAGCGGTTCGACCTGATCGTCAGCAATCCGCCCTTCGTGATCACGCCGCGCACGCCGGATGTGCCGACCTACGAATATCGCGACGGCGGCGCGGTCGGGCACACACTGGTGCGTGATCTGATCGCTGCACTGCCCGATCACCTCGAGCCGGGGGGTGTCGCGCAGATGCTCGCCAACTGGGAGGTGCCCGCCGGTGGCGACTGGCGCACCGTCGTCGGGGGCTGGTTCGCCGGCACCGGGCTCGACGCGTGGGTCGTGCAGCGTGACACGCAGGACCCGGCGCAGTATGCCGAGCTGTGGGCCGGAGATGGTGGGCATCGTTCCGGCACAGCAGGATTCGAGCAGATGTATGCCGCGTGGCTTGCCGACTTCGAGTCCCGCGACGTGGCCGGTGTCGGCTTCGGCGTGATCACCGTGCAACGGCCGTCCACCGACCGCGAGCCCTTCCGCGACTTTGCCGAGGCGACCGGGCCGGTGCAGTCGCCGATGGGGCCGACCGTCGACGCGGGGCTGCGGGCGCGCACCTGGCTCGCCGAAGTCGGCGACGCCGGTGTGCTCGAGACGCGATTCCGGGTGGCGCCGGATGTGACAGAGGAGCGGAACGGCCGACCGGGCGCCGAGGATCCGAGCGTCATCGTGATCCGGCAAGGTGGTGGCCTGGGTAGAGCGGTGCGCGTCGACACCGCACTTGCGGCATACGTCTCGGTCTGCGACGGCGAGTTGACGACGGCGCAGGCGCTCGACGCGATCGCGACGTTGCTGGACGTGTCGCCGGAGAGGCTTCGGACACAGGCGCTTCCGACGATCCGTGATCTCGTTGCCGACGGACTGCTCATCCGCTGA
- a CDS encoding dioxygenase family protein — protein MTSERMPVLFLSHGAPPLADDAVWPDELSRWSADLPRPKQILMVSAHWEQAPLAITSTVGAPLVYDFWGFPQKYYDVTYDAPAAPDLADDLDKLLSTPGQQVHRSQERGLDHGAYVPLVEMYPDADIPVLQLSMPTLDPQRLYALGQRLAPLRDSGTLIVGSGFTTHNLSLMNPAANGHAPSPSAEFDHWAAETMASGDLDALMDFSDKAPAAQLAHPRTEHWAPLYVALGAASADGSGSTSVIDGFWHGLSKRSWQLSAA, from the coding sequence ATGACCTCAGAACGTATGCCGGTGCTCTTCCTCAGCCACGGCGCTCCCCCGCTGGCCGACGACGCCGTCTGGCCCGACGAACTGAGCCGGTGGAGTGCCGATCTGCCCCGGCCGAAGCAGATCCTGATGGTGTCGGCGCACTGGGAGCAGGCACCGCTCGCGATCACCTCGACCGTCGGTGCGCCGCTCGTGTACGACTTCTGGGGATTCCCGCAGAAGTACTACGACGTCACGTATGACGCGCCTGCAGCACCTGATCTCGCGGACGACCTGGACAAACTGCTGAGCACGCCCGGCCAGCAGGTGCACCGCTCGCAGGAGCGCGGCCTCGATCACGGCGCCTACGTGCCGCTGGTCGAGATGTATCCCGACGCCGACATCCCGGTGCTGCAACTGTCGATGCCGACGCTGGACCCGCAGCGGCTCTACGCCCTGGGTCAGCGGCTGGCACCGTTGCGCGACTCCGGCACGCTCATCGTCGGATCCGGCTTCACCACGCACAACCTGTCGCTGATGAATCCCGCCGCGAACGGTCACGCGCCGTCACCGTCGGCGGAATTCGACCACTGGGCCGCCGAGACGATGGCCAGCGGTGACCTCGACGCGCTGATGGACTTCAGCGACAAGGCACCCGCAGCGCAGCTGGCGCACCCGCGCACCGAGCACTGGGCGCCGCTGTATGTCGCACTCGGTGCCGCGTCCGCCGACGGATCCGGATCGACGTCGGTGATCGACGGCTTCTGGCACGGGCTGTCCAAGCGCTCCTGGCAGCTGTCCGCGGCCTGA